A genomic window from Streptomyces sp. HUAS YS2 includes:
- a CDS encoding GntR family transcriptional regulator, which produces MTATNTAAAPVGSAGGPVWLRDQVCEGLRDRIITGRLAPGDRLVERDLAEEFGVSRVPVREAIRILLGEGFLQALSPRRIVVKQLSRQDVENLFDMREALEVLAARRAAERATPEQLRTLGHLLEEAHRATLSGKPERISRANTAFHHHIVELAGNELLATTLESLEGRLRWLFQQIDDPGPLWDEHRALYDAIAAADAEAAADISFRHIRHYREVALRLLFA; this is translated from the coding sequence GTGACAGCGACCAACACGGCGGCCGCGCCGGTGGGTTCGGCGGGCGGCCCGGTGTGGCTGCGCGACCAGGTCTGCGAGGGCCTGCGCGACCGGATCATCACCGGGCGGCTTGCACCCGGCGACCGGCTCGTCGAGCGCGATCTGGCCGAGGAGTTCGGGGTCTCCCGGGTGCCGGTGCGCGAAGCCATCCGCATCCTGCTCGGCGAGGGCTTCCTCCAGGCGCTCTCCCCGCGCCGCATCGTCGTCAAGCAACTGTCCCGGCAGGACGTGGAGAACCTCTTCGACATGCGCGAGGCCCTCGAGGTCCTCGCCGCGCGCCGGGCCGCCGAACGCGCCACGCCCGAGCAGCTCCGTACGCTCGGGCACCTGCTGGAGGAGGCCCACCGGGCCACGCTGTCCGGCAAGCCGGAGCGCATCTCGCGCGCCAACACCGCCTTCCACCACCACATCGTGGAGCTGGCCGGCAACGAACTCCTCGCCACCACACTGGAGTCCCTTGAGGGCCGGCTGCGCTGGCTGTTCCAGCAGATCGACGACCCAGGTCCGCTGTGGGACGAACACCGCGCCCTGTACGACGCGATCGCCGCGGCGGACGCCGAGGCCGCGGCGGACATCTCCTTCCGCCACATCCGGCACTACCGGGAAGTGGCACTGCGGTTGTTGTTCGCCTGA
- the allB gene encoding allantoinase AllB: MDVNLVLRSTRVITPEGTRAASIAVSGGTIAAVLPYDAEVPAGARLEDFGDDVVLPGLVDTHVHVNDPGRTEWEGFWTATRAAAAGGITTLLDMPLNSLPPTTTVDHLGVKQDVARTKAHIDVGFWGGALPDNVKDLRPLHDAGVFGFKCFLSPSGVDEFPELNQDQLATSLAEIAGFGGLMIVHAEDPHHLAAAAGETSSVKYADFLASRPRDAENTAIENLIGQARRLNARVHVLHLSSSDALPLIAAAKAEGVKITVESCPHFLTLTAEEIPDGATEFKCCPPIRESANQDALWEGLADGTIDCIVSDHSPSTADLKTPDFLSAWGGISSLQLGLPAIWTEARRRGHGLEDVVRWMSEAPARLAGLSRKGAIEAGRDADFAVLAPDETFTVDPAELQHRNRITAYAGKTLYGVVTSTWLRGERINDRGSLSEPSGRLLERNN, translated from the coding sequence GTGGACGTCAACCTGGTCCTGCGCTCGACGCGTGTCATCACCCCCGAGGGCACCCGCGCGGCATCGATCGCCGTCTCCGGCGGGACGATCGCGGCGGTACTGCCGTACGACGCCGAGGTCCCGGCCGGCGCGCGACTGGAGGACTTCGGCGACGACGTCGTGCTCCCCGGCCTCGTGGACACGCACGTCCACGTGAACGACCCCGGCCGCACCGAGTGGGAGGGCTTCTGGACCGCCACCCGTGCGGCCGCCGCCGGTGGCATCACCACCCTGCTCGACATGCCGCTCAACTCGCTGCCGCCGACCACCACGGTCGACCACCTGGGCGTCAAGCAGGACGTCGCCCGGACCAAGGCGCACATCGACGTCGGCTTCTGGGGCGGCGCGCTGCCCGACAACGTCAAGGACCTGCGCCCGCTGCACGACGCCGGGGTCTTCGGCTTCAAGTGTTTCCTGTCGCCGTCCGGCGTGGACGAGTTCCCGGAGCTGAACCAGGACCAGCTGGCGACCTCGCTCGCCGAGATCGCCGGGTTCGGCGGACTGATGATCGTGCACGCCGAGGACCCGCACCACCTGGCCGCCGCAGCCGGTGAGACCAGTAGCGTCAAGTACGCCGACTTCCTCGCCTCCCGGCCGCGCGACGCCGAGAACACCGCGATCGAGAACCTGATCGGCCAGGCCCGCCGTCTGAACGCCCGCGTCCATGTGCTGCACCTGTCGTCCTCCGACGCGCTGCCGCTCATCGCCGCCGCCAAGGCCGAGGGCGTCAAGATCACCGTCGAGTCCTGCCCGCACTTCCTCACCCTCACGGCCGAGGAGATCCCGGACGGCGCGACCGAGTTCAAGTGCTGCCCGCCGATCCGCGAGTCCGCGAACCAGGACGCGCTGTGGGAGGGCCTCGCGGACGGCACGATCGACTGCATCGTCTCCGACCACTCGCCGTCCACCGCCGACCTGAAGACCCCGGACTTCCTCTCCGCCTGGGGCGGCATCTCCTCCCTCCAGCTCGGCCTGCCGGCGATCTGGACCGAGGCCCGCCGCCGCGGCCACGGCCTGGAGGACGTCGTCCGCTGGATGTCCGAGGCCCCGGCCCGCCTCGCGGGTCTGTCCCGGAAGGGCGCCATCGAGGCCGGCCGCGACGCCGACTTCGCCGTCCTCGCGCCCGACGAGACCTTCACCGTCGACCCGGCCGAGCTCCAGCACCGCAACCGGATCACCGCCTACGCGGGCAAGACCCTGTACGGCGTGGTCACCTCGACCTGGCTGCGCGGCGAGCGCATCAACGACCGCGGCTCCCTCTCCGAGCCCTCCGGCCGCCTCCTCGAAAGGAACAACTGA
- a CDS encoding DUF5955 family protein, which yields MLRSMGQRRVTGGDEDPRVVELRTAVSRLRRELAGHPVEFVDRGIAEDELAAMDAMAVGGVPEVRRLRRSLLLVAGSVGSVSALTEGLTAVRRAVELFGEAPGGVAGRG from the coding sequence TTGTTGCGGAGCATGGGGCAGAGGCGTGTGACCGGCGGCGACGAGGACCCGAGGGTGGTCGAGCTGCGTACGGCCGTCTCCCGACTGCGCCGGGAACTGGCCGGGCATCCCGTCGAGTTCGTCGACCGCGGGATCGCCGAGGACGAACTCGCGGCGATGGACGCGATGGCCGTCGGCGGTGTCCCCGAGGTACGGCGCCTGCGCCGGTCGCTGCTGCTCGTCGCCGGCTCGGTCGGCTCGGTGAGCGCCCTGACCGAGGGCCTGACGGCCGTCCGCCGCGCCGTCGAACTCTTCGGCGAGGCGCCGGGGGGCGTGGCGGGGCGAGGGTAA
- a CDS encoding GAF domain-containing protein — MTTYRLGMLTPSSNTCLEPVTYRLLHGTDDVTAHFARVPVTRIALDGGSDAQFDPAPMLAAARQLADARVDVIVWNGTSGSWLGVDHDRALCVAITEATGIPATTSTLALLDACAAYGVTRLGLAVPYTRDVAERIVATYAEEGLHATLAEPSGVSDNEAFARIPRADVARQIEEAAPDSHAVAVVCTNVFGAEPAAGLEPSLGIPVFDSVAATLWRALDLAGAAPVLTGHGDLLRSGSLRARFQEALAALLDATGADRTTLRLDVPDHGLHVDLTAAEALGDGIRSIRRDASLDQRRLNTVRWLEEHRAPLVQPHFRDDPHPPQALVDVYGVNAQMLSPVVRGDDMTGWISVHSMRERDWTGRDTAALAAAMGRVHDLLDTYGRYGKAHSA, encoded by the coding sequence ATGACGACCTACCGCCTGGGGATGCTCACCCCGTCCTCCAACACCTGTCTGGAGCCGGTGACCTACCGGCTCCTGCACGGCACCGACGACGTCACCGCGCACTTCGCGCGGGTCCCCGTCACCCGGATCGCCCTCGACGGCGGCTCCGACGCCCAGTTCGACCCGGCGCCCATGCTGGCCGCCGCCCGGCAGCTCGCCGACGCCCGCGTCGACGTCATCGTGTGGAACGGCACCTCCGGGTCCTGGCTCGGCGTCGACCACGACCGCGCGCTGTGCGTCGCGATCACCGAGGCCACCGGCATCCCCGCCACCACCTCCACGCTCGCCCTGCTCGACGCCTGCGCCGCGTACGGCGTGACCCGCCTCGGCCTGGCCGTCCCCTACACCCGGGACGTCGCCGAGCGGATCGTGGCGACGTACGCCGAGGAGGGGCTGCACGCCACGCTCGCCGAACCCTCCGGCGTCAGCGACAACGAGGCCTTCGCCCGCATCCCGCGCGCCGACGTCGCCCGGCAGATCGAGGAGGCCGCGCCGGACAGCCACGCGGTGGCCGTCGTGTGCACCAATGTGTTCGGGGCCGAGCCCGCCGCCGGCCTCGAACCCTCCCTCGGTATCCCGGTGTTCGACAGCGTCGCCGCCACCCTGTGGCGCGCGCTCGACCTCGCCGGAGCCGCGCCCGTCCTCACCGGCCACGGCGACCTGCTGCGCTCCGGCAGCCTGCGCGCCCGGTTCCAGGAGGCGCTGGCCGCGCTGCTCGACGCCACCGGCGCCGACCGCACCACGCTCCGCCTCGACGTGCCCGACCACGGCCTGCACGTGGACCTCACGGCCGCCGAGGCGCTCGGCGACGGCATCCGGTCGATCCGCCGCGACGCCTCGCTCGACCAGCGCAGGCTCAACACCGTGCGGTGGCTGGAGGAGCACCGCGCCCCGCTGGTCCAGCCGCACTTCCGGGACGACCCGCATCCGCCGCAGGCGCTGGTCGACGTGTACGGCGTGAACGCCCAGATGCTCTCCCCGGTCGTCCGCGGCGACGACATGACCGGCTGGATCTCCGTGCACAGCATGCGCGAACGCGACTGGACCGGCCGGGACACGGCCGCCCTGGCCGCGGCCATGGGCCGGGTCCACGACCTCCTCGACACCTACGGACGCTACGGAAAGGCGCACTCGGCATGA
- a CDS encoding ABC transporter ATP-binding protein: protein MSLLLDDVTLTYPDGDGRLTALDAVTLEVPAGVLTAVVGPSGSGKSSLLAVAATLVTPDRGRVVVAGTDTGSLDQAGRAALRREKIGIVFQQPNLLASLTAVEQLQVMAHLSGAQPKAVRERAMALLDAVGLAGQAGRRPHQLSGGQRQRINIARALMNEPAVLLVDEPTSALDHERGAAVVELLATLTEERGTATVLVTHDRTHLARTDRTVVVQDGRVSEQALA from the coding sequence ATGAGTCTTCTCCTCGACGACGTCACACTCACCTACCCCGACGGCGACGGGCGGCTCACCGCCCTCGACGCGGTCACCCTGGAGGTGCCCGCGGGCGTCCTCACCGCCGTGGTCGGCCCCTCCGGCTCCGGCAAGTCGAGCCTGCTGGCCGTCGCCGCGACGCTGGTCACCCCGGACCGGGGGCGGGTCGTGGTGGCCGGTACGGACACCGGGTCGCTGGACCAGGCGGGCCGGGCGGCGCTGCGTCGCGAGAAGATCGGGATCGTCTTCCAGCAGCCGAACCTGCTGGCCTCGCTGACCGCGGTGGAGCAGCTCCAGGTGATGGCCCACCTGTCGGGCGCGCAGCCGAAGGCGGTACGGGAGCGGGCCATGGCGCTGCTCGACGCGGTGGGCCTGGCCGGGCAGGCGGGCCGCCGGCCGCACCAGCTCTCCGGCGGTCAGCGGCAGCGGATCAACATCGCCCGAGCGCTGATGAACGAGCCCGCGGTGCTGCTGGTGGACGAGCCCACCAGCGCGCTCGACCACGAGCGGGGCGCGGCGGTCGTGGAGCTGCTCGCGACCCTGACGGAGGAGCGCGGCACGGCGACGGTTCTGGTCACGCACGACCGTACGCACCTGGCCCGGACGGACCGGACGGTCGTGGTCCAGGACGGCCGGGTGTCGGAGCAGGCCCTGGCCTGA
- a CDS encoding polysaccharide deacetylase family protein, with product MTKDIRICLGVDVDAVAGWLGSYGGEDSPNDIQRGVFAGEVGTPRLLKLFERYGLRTSWFIPGHSIETFPEQTRMVVEAGHEVGAHGYSHENPIAMSPQQEEDVLARSVELIEEYTGRKPRGYVAPWWEMSPQTAALLHKYGFSYDHSQNYRDFTPFYARVGDSWTKIDYTAEAKDWMKPLVHGHEVDLVEFCGNWYVDDLPPMMFNKHSHNSHGYVSPRQLEQDWKDQFDWVHRELDYAVVPVTLHPDVSGRPQVLLMLERFIEYVSGHAGVSFCTLEDAADDFRRRFPFEGTERPADMK from the coding sequence ATGACCAAGGACATCAGGATCTGTCTCGGCGTGGACGTCGACGCCGTCGCCGGCTGGCTCGGCAGCTACGGCGGCGAGGACTCCCCGAACGACATCCAGCGCGGCGTCTTCGCCGGCGAGGTGGGCACCCCCCGCCTGCTGAAGCTCTTCGAGCGCTACGGGCTGCGCACCAGCTGGTTCATCCCCGGCCACTCCATCGAGACCTTCCCCGAGCAGACCCGCATGGTCGTCGAGGCGGGCCACGAGGTCGGCGCGCACGGCTACTCGCACGAGAACCCCATCGCGATGTCCCCGCAGCAGGAGGAGGACGTCCTCGCCCGCTCGGTCGAGCTCATCGAGGAGTACACCGGCCGCAAGCCGCGCGGCTACGTGGCGCCCTGGTGGGAGATGTCCCCGCAGACCGCCGCACTGCTGCACAAGTACGGCTTCTCCTACGACCACAGCCAGAACTACCGGGACTTCACACCGTTCTACGCCCGGGTCGGGGACAGCTGGACGAAGATCGACTACACCGCCGAGGCGAAGGACTGGATGAAGCCGCTGGTCCACGGCCACGAGGTGGACCTCGTCGAGTTCTGCGGCAACTGGTACGTCGACGACCTGCCGCCCATGATGTTCAACAAGCACTCCCACAACAGCCACGGCTACGTGAGCCCGCGCCAGCTGGAGCAGGACTGGAAGGACCAGTTCGACTGGGTGCACCGGGAGCTGGACTACGCCGTCGTCCCCGTCACCCTGCACCCCGACGTCAGCGGCCGGCCCCAGGTGCTGCTGATGCTGGAGCGCTTCATCGAGTACGTGTCCGGGCACGCGGGCGTCAGCTTCTGCACCCTTGAGGACGCCGCCGACGACTTCCGCCGCCGCTTCCCGTTCGAGGGCACGGAGCGCCCCGCCGACATGAAGTAG
- a CDS encoding sensor histidine kinase: MDPRSLTPALRALRVCLHLLMAGLLTLAAVRSDSGAGVAAAVLTGAVYAAGAVLPSVRESQRAAALWLGALCASWLVLLWLTPEGLWVAFPLYFLQLHLLPARWSLPAVTLTAGAAIGSYVRHGSALNPGVFIGPLLGAAVAVATVLGYQALYRESERRRRLIEELISTRAELAAAERHAGALAERERLAREIHDTLAQGLSSIQLLLRAAERALPEDSPAAGHIEQARRAAQDNLAEARRFVRELSPPDLERGSLAGALERLCEPGQVGPAGPRVRFSVSGTPTELPTPYEVALLRIAQSALANTVRHAGAARAEITLSFMDASVTLDVVDDGKGFDPAAVRASSEGGFGLPAMRSRAESLGGTFTVESTPGSGTAIAVSLPLPTPIAGVST; encoded by the coding sequence ATGGATCCCCGTTCGCTCACCCCTGCCCTGCGCGCCCTGCGTGTCTGTCTGCATCTGCTGATGGCCGGGCTGCTGACGCTGGCCGCGGTGCGGTCGGACAGCGGCGCGGGCGTCGCCGCGGCGGTGCTGACCGGCGCGGTGTACGCGGCCGGGGCCGTCCTGCCGTCCGTACGGGAGTCGCAGCGGGCGGCCGCGCTGTGGCTGGGGGCACTGTGCGCGTCCTGGCTGGTGCTGCTCTGGCTGACGCCGGAAGGGCTCTGGGTCGCGTTCCCGCTGTACTTCCTGCAGCTCCACCTGCTGCCCGCGCGCTGGTCGCTGCCGGCCGTCACACTGACGGCGGGCGCGGCGATCGGGTCGTACGTACGGCACGGCTCGGCGCTCAACCCCGGGGTGTTCATCGGGCCGCTGCTCGGCGCGGCGGTCGCGGTGGCGACCGTACTCGGCTACCAGGCGCTGTACCGGGAGAGCGAGCGGCGCCGGCGGCTGATCGAGGAGCTGATCTCGACCCGGGCGGAGCTGGCCGCGGCCGAACGGCACGCGGGCGCGCTGGCGGAGCGGGAGCGGCTGGCCCGGGAGATCCACGACACGCTGGCCCAGGGGCTCTCCTCGATCCAGCTGCTGCTGCGGGCGGCGGAGCGGGCGCTGCCGGAGGACTCGCCGGCGGCGGGCCACATCGAGCAGGCGCGGCGGGCCGCCCAGGACAACCTGGCCGAGGCACGGCGGTTCGTCCGGGAGCTGTCGCCGCCGGACCTGGAGCGCGGCTCGCTGGCGGGCGCGCTGGAGCGGCTGTGCGAGCCGGGGCAGGTCGGCCCGGCCGGGCCGCGGGTCCGGTTCTCGGTGAGCGGGACGCCGACGGAGCTGCCGACGCCGTACGAGGTGGCGCTGCTGCGGATCGCCCAGTCGGCGCTGGCGAACACGGTGCGGCACGCGGGGGCGGCGCGGGCCGAGATCACGCTGTCGTTCATGGACGCGTCGGTGACGCTGGACGTGGTGGACGACGGCAAGGGCTTCGACCCGGCCGCTGTGCGCGCCTCCTCGGAGGGCGGCTTCGGGCTGCCCGCGATGCGTTCGCGGGCCGAGTCGCTGGGCGGCACGTTCACGGTCGAGTCGACGCCCGGCTCGGGCACGGCGATCGCGGTGTCGCTGCCCCTTCCCACCCCGATCGCTGGAGTGTCGACATGA
- a CDS encoding ABC transporter permease, with protein MFVAWRDLRFAKGRFTLMGTVIVLITLLVGLLSGLTAGLARENISAITELPADRLAFAAPPSGQSVSFTNSTVTEKQWKQWAGQPGVTAADPLGIRTLNAEAGDLTAAVSAFGSEPDAGLAPESGRLAAGQVVLSESAAEELGAGVGDAVRLGPLEAKVAAVSGDASYSHTPVVWTSLDDWQKLGQGGTTTEQQATVVALRTAADADVAAGDKATDTEAMTLDEALTAIGSYQAENGSLQMMRGFLFAISALVIGAFFTVWTIQRSGDVAVLKALGASTPYLLKDALGQAVLMLTAGTLFGTVLAVTFGALISGGNVPFVLEPLTVLGPAAVMIVLGVLGAALSIRRITAVDPLTALGSAR; from the coding sequence ATGTTCGTGGCATGGAGAGACCTCAGATTCGCCAAGGGGCGATTCACCCTGATGGGCACGGTGATCGTGCTGATCACACTGCTCGTCGGACTGCTGTCCGGGCTGACCGCCGGGCTCGCGCGGGAGAACATCTCCGCGATCACCGAGCTGCCCGCCGACCGGCTCGCGTTCGCCGCGCCGCCTTCGGGCCAGTCGGTCTCCTTCACCAACTCGACGGTGACGGAGAAGCAGTGGAAGCAGTGGGCGGGGCAGCCCGGGGTGACGGCCGCGGACCCGCTCGGCATCCGCACCCTGAACGCGGAGGCCGGCGACCTCACCGCCGCCGTCTCCGCCTTCGGCTCCGAGCCGGACGCCGGCCTCGCGCCCGAGAGCGGGCGGCTCGCCGCAGGGCAGGTCGTCCTGTCCGAGTCGGCCGCGGAGGAACTGGGGGCCGGTGTCGGCGACGCCGTACGCCTCGGCCCGCTGGAGGCGAAGGTCGCCGCCGTCTCCGGGGACGCCTCGTACAGCCACACGCCCGTGGTGTGGACCTCGCTCGACGACTGGCAGAAGCTCGGGCAGGGCGGCACCACGACGGAGCAGCAGGCCACCGTCGTCGCGCTGCGCACCGCCGCGGACGCGGACGTCGCGGCCGGCGACAAGGCCACGGACACGGAGGCGATGACCCTCGACGAGGCGCTCACCGCCATAGGGTCCTACCAGGCCGAGAACGGCTCGCTGCAGATGATGCGCGGCTTCCTGTTCGCGATCTCCGCGCTGGTCATAGGGGCCTTCTTCACCGTGTGGACGATCCAGCGGAGCGGTGACGTCGCCGTCCTGAAGGCGCTCGGCGCCTCCACCCCGTACCTGCTCAAGGACGCCCTCGGGCAGGCGGTGCTGATGCTCACCGCGGGCACCCTCTTCGGCACGGTGCTCGCCGTCACCTTCGGCGCGCTGATCAGCGGCGGGAACGTGCCGTTCGTCCTCGAACCGCTGACCGTGCTCGGGCCGGCCGCCGTGATGATCGTCCTCGGCGTCCTCGGCGCGGCCCTGTCCATCCGGCGGATCACCGCCGTCGACCCCCTGACCGCGCTCGGGAGCGCCCGATGA
- a CDS encoding nucleotidyltransferase family protein: MAGLLLAAGGGRRLGGRPKALLPHRGRPLVEHAVRTLREGGCEVIHVVLGASAGLVRKRASLPGCVLVDNPAWEEGMGSSLRAGLASLAGTGADAALVSLVDQPGIGAEAVARVRSAYRTRTSLAAASYDGKRGHPVLFGADRWPAIVAGAVGDQGARDYLRAHRDAITLVDCSDVAEPYDIDTEADLAHLE, translated from the coding sequence GTGGCGGGACTGCTGCTCGCGGCCGGCGGGGGCCGCCGGCTCGGCGGCCGGCCGAAGGCGCTGCTGCCGCACCGCGGCCGCCCGCTCGTCGAGCACGCGGTGCGCACGCTGAGGGAGGGCGGCTGCGAGGTGATCCACGTGGTGCTCGGCGCGTCGGCCGGGCTCGTACGGAAGCGGGCGTCGCTCCCGGGGTGCGTCCTGGTCGACAACCCCGCGTGGGAGGAGGGCATGGGCTCGTCGCTCCGCGCGGGTCTGGCCTCGCTCGCCGGCACGGGCGCGGACGCGGCGCTGGTGAGCCTGGTGGACCAGCCGGGCATCGGCGCGGAGGCGGTGGCCCGGGTCCGCTCGGCTTACCGGACGCGGACGAGCCTTGCGGCGGCCTCGTACGACGGGAAGCGCGGCCACCCGGTCCTGTTCGGCGCGGACCGCTGGCCGGCGATCGTGGCGGGCGCGGTCGGGGACCAGGGGGCGCGGGACTACCTGCGGGCGCACCGGGATGCGATCACCCTCGTGGACTGTTCGGATGTGGCCGAGCCCTACGACATCGACACGGAGGCGGATCTGGCGCACCTTGAGTGA
- a CDS encoding MFS transporter, whose product MFVLLLGVVALNYIDRGSVSVALPLITEDLGLSKETTGFVLSAFFWTYALMQIPSGWLADRFGARRMVSGACVGWGVAQSVTAAATGAGSLLGYRLLLGAVEAPVMPAGGKLNAQWLPAKERGRGAVLLDGGAPLGAALGGIIISALIAWTDSWRISFVVAGLLTVVAGLFAGWYIRNTPREHPGVNDAEATYIEQAHAEEDATGPVNERAGLRPYLKYRSFWAMCLGWMGFNGVFYGLLTWGPLYLSETKGFDIKTIGWSTLVIFGAGFVGELLGGWLSDRWKAAGAGANKVMRTMMGVAGVSVVSGLLGVVLVPDAVTAVVLLSVVMFFLRWAGLFWSLPSILGGRANAGVVGGAMNLSGNIAGIVTPIAVGYIVGGTGSYTWALLYFVGAGVLFTVSSLVLDYSKRLAVR is encoded by the coding sequence ATGTTCGTCCTTCTTCTGGGCGTCGTCGCACTCAACTACATCGACCGGGGTTCTGTCTCGGTCGCGCTGCCGCTCATCACCGAGGATCTCGGACTGTCCAAGGAGACGACCGGCTTCGTGCTCAGCGCGTTCTTCTGGACGTACGCCCTGATGCAGATCCCCAGCGGCTGGCTCGCCGACCGCTTCGGCGCCCGCCGCATGGTCTCCGGCGCCTGCGTCGGCTGGGGAGTCGCCCAGAGCGTCACGGCCGCCGCCACCGGCGCCGGCTCGCTGCTCGGCTACCGGCTGCTGCTCGGCGCGGTCGAGGCCCCGGTCATGCCGGCCGGCGGCAAGCTCAACGCCCAGTGGCTGCCCGCGAAGGAACGCGGCCGGGGCGCGGTGCTCCTCGACGGCGGCGCGCCGCTGGGTGCGGCGCTCGGCGGCATCATCATCTCCGCCCTGATCGCCTGGACCGACAGCTGGCGCATCAGCTTCGTCGTCGCGGGCCTGCTCACCGTCGTCGCGGGCCTGTTCGCCGGCTGGTACATCCGCAACACCCCGCGCGAGCACCCCGGCGTCAACGATGCCGAGGCCACGTACATCGAGCAGGCGCACGCGGAGGAGGACGCGACCGGACCGGTCAACGAGCGCGCCGGGCTGCGCCCCTACCTGAAGTACCGCTCGTTCTGGGCGATGTGCCTGGGCTGGATGGGCTTCAACGGTGTCTTCTACGGACTGCTCACCTGGGGTCCGCTGTACCTGTCGGAGACCAAGGGATTCGACATCAAGACCATCGGCTGGTCGACCCTCGTCATCTTCGGCGCGGGCTTCGTCGGCGAGCTCCTCGGCGGCTGGCTCTCCGACCGCTGGAAGGCGGCCGGCGCGGGCGCCAACAAGGTCATGCGCACCATGATGGGCGTCGCCGGTGTGTCCGTGGTCTCCGGACTGCTCGGCGTGGTCCTCGTCCCCGACGCGGTCACCGCGGTCGTCCTCCTCTCCGTCGTGATGTTCTTCCTGCGCTGGGCCGGCCTGTTCTGGTCGCTGCCCTCCATCCTCGGCGGCCGTGCCAACGCCGGCGTCGTCGGCGGAGCGATGAACCTCTCGGGCAACATCGCCGGAATCGTCACCCCGATCGCCGTCGGCTACATCGTCGGCGGCACCGGCTCCTACACCTGGGCGCTCCTCTACTTCGTCGGCGCGGGCGTCCTGTTCACCGTGTCCTCCCTCGTACTCGACTACAGCAAGAGGCTTGCCGTCCGATGA
- a CDS encoding IclR family transcriptional regulator: MPTSSASTTDAAKPAASGGVQSLERAFDLLERMADAGGEVGLSELSASSGLPLPTIHRLMRTLVACGYVRQQPNRRYALGPRLIRLGESASRLLGTWARPYLARLVEETGETANMALLDGDEIVYVAQVPSKHSMRMFTEVGRRVLPHSTGVGKALLADTPAEEVRALLARTGMPAATEKTITTPEGFLDALAAVRETGYAVDDNEQEIGVRCLAVPVPNSPTAAAISISGPAGRVTEAATEKIVPILQQVAEELSTALANTAGNGGA; encoded by the coding sequence GTGCCGACGTCCAGCGCCAGCACCACCGACGCCGCCAAACCCGCAGCGAGCGGGGGCGTCCAGTCCCTTGAGCGTGCCTTCGACCTCCTGGAGCGGATGGCCGACGCCGGGGGCGAGGTCGGGCTGAGTGAACTCTCCGCCAGCAGCGGACTGCCGCTGCCCACCATCCACCGGCTGATGCGCACCCTGGTCGCCTGCGGCTACGTACGCCAGCAGCCGAACCGTCGGTACGCGCTCGGCCCCCGGCTGATCCGGCTCGGCGAGTCCGCCTCCCGGCTGCTCGGCACCTGGGCCCGCCCGTACCTGGCCCGGCTCGTCGAGGAGACCGGCGAGACCGCGAACATGGCCCTGCTCGACGGCGACGAGATCGTGTACGTCGCGCAGGTCCCGTCCAAGCACTCCATGCGCATGTTCACCGAGGTCGGGCGGCGCGTGCTGCCGCACTCCACGGGCGTGGGCAAGGCGCTGCTCGCGGACACCCCGGCGGAGGAGGTCCGCGCGCTGCTGGCCCGTACCGGCATGCCGGCCGCCACCGAGAAGACGATCACCACGCCCGAGGGCTTCCTGGACGCGCTGGCGGCGGTCCGGGAGACCGGGTACGCGGTGGACGACAACGAGCAGGAGATAGGGGTCCGCTGCCTCGCGGTGCCGGTGCCGAACTCCCCCACCGCGGCGGCGATCTCCATCTCGGGCCCGGCCGGCCGGGTCACCGAGGCCGCGACGGAGAAGATCGTCCCGATCCTCCAGCAGGTCGCCGAGGAGCTCTCCACGGCTCTGGCGAACACGGCGGGGAACGGCGGCGCCTGA
- a CDS encoding response regulator transcription factor translates to MTIRLLLADDHPVVRAGLRAVLDTEPDFEVVAEAPTAERAVELAAAGGVDVVLMDLQFGAGMHGSEATAAITAAPGGPRVLVLTTYDTDADILAAVEAGASGYLLKDAPPEELAAAVRTAAAGQSALAPAVAHRLMDRMRTPAEALTKRELEVLQLVGEGLSNLQISKALFLSQATVKSHLVHIFAKLGVDSRTAAVATATARRLIRR, encoded by the coding sequence ATGACGATCCGTCTCCTTCTGGCCGACGACCACCCGGTGGTGCGGGCGGGGCTGCGCGCGGTCCTGGACACCGAACCGGACTTCGAGGTGGTCGCGGAGGCGCCCACGGCGGAGCGGGCGGTGGAGCTCGCCGCCGCCGGGGGCGTGGACGTGGTGCTGATGGACCTCCAGTTCGGCGCCGGGATGCACGGCTCGGAGGCGACCGCGGCGATCACCGCGGCGCCGGGCGGGCCGCGGGTGCTGGTACTGACCACGTACGACACGGACGCGGACATCCTGGCGGCGGTGGAGGCGGGGGCCTCGGGCTACCTGCTGAAGGACGCCCCGCCGGAGGAGCTGGCGGCGGCCGTCCGCACGGCCGCGGCGGGCCAGTCGGCGCTGGCGCCGGCGGTCGCCCACCGCCTGATGGACCGGATGCGCACGCCGGCGGAGGCGCTGACGAAGCGGGAGCTGGAGGTGCTCCAGCTGGTCGGCGAGGGCCTGTCGAACCTCCAGATCAGCAAGGCGCTGTTCCTGAGCCAGGCGACGGTGAAGTCCCACCTGGTCCACATCTTCGCCAAGCTGGGCGTGGACTCCCGCACGGCGGCGGTGGCAACGGCCACGGCACGACGGCTGATCCGGAGGTAG